From a region of the Mercurialis annua linkage group LG1-X, ddMerAnnu1.2, whole genome shotgun sequence genome:
- the LOC126687284 gene encoding probable disease resistance protein At1g62630: protein MATAILEIFLSPFIEICKDPFVEYVVLPIKRRVSYPFTYKTKLQRLQDLTGKLKDKRDRLQDSIGDAERNGEVVYVNVTNWLSESEKAIEDAMVAINAEEEAAKMRCFLGLCPNLKTRYLLSKKAVKEASAIDQLNQQESDLHPFSHRPHLQQHADPSVFALEELQSRLSILKQIMEALKDPNLNRVGVWGMGGVGKSTLAKEVHGLASKEKLFDDVIFVPVSEKPELGEIQKIIAAVLGLNFDVEDRLVRASHLFQRIKDKKTLIILDNIWQKIDLNQIGIPTGADGKDCKILLTSREKHILLNEMGAEKEFMLQILTLEEACSMFAKTVPHAKDPEFDAVAI from the coding sequence ATGGCTACTGCAATTCTGGAAATCTTTCTGTCCCCGTTCATTGAAATCTGCAAGGACCCGTTTGTAGAGTACGTTGTTCTCCCCATCAAACGACGTGTCAGTTATCCGTTCACCTACAAAACCAAGCTTCAGAGACTCCAAGATTTGACTGGCAAGTTGAAGGACAAAAGGGACAGGTTGCAGGACTCCATTGGTGATGCTGAAAGAAATGGGGAAGTTGTTTATGTGAATGTTACAAACTGGCTGTCTGAATCAGAAAAAGCCATTGAAGATGCTATGGTGGCTATTAATGCTGAAGAGGAAGCAGCCAAGATGAGGTGTTTCCTGGGATTGTGTCCCAATCTGAAGACCCGCTACCTGCTTAGCAAGAAAGCAGTGAAGGAAGCTTCAGCAATTGATCAGCTGAATCAGCAGGAATCCGATCTCCACCCTTTTTCTCACCGTCCCCATCTTCAGCAGCATGCTGATCCATCTGTTTTTGCTCTCGAAGAACTTCAATCGAGGTTGTCCATTCTGAAGCAAATTATGGAGGCTCTTAAGGATCCTAATCTTAACAGGGTCGGAGTTTGGGGAATGGGCGGTGTGGGTAAATCAACTCTAGCAAAGGAGGTCCATGGCCTTGCTTCGAAAGAGAAGCTGTTCGACGATGTTATTTTTGTTCCAGTATCTGAAAAACCTGAACTTGgagaaattcaaaaaataattgcTGCTGTACTGGGTCTGAACTTTGACGTGGAAGATAGGCTTGTCCGAGCAAGTCATCTATTTCAGAGGATCAAAGATAAGAAGACACTTATAATTCTGGATAATATCTGGCAAAAAATTGACTTAAATCAGATAGGAATACCGACTGGAGCTGATGGCAAAGATTGCAAAATATTGCTGACCTCAAGGGAGAAACATATTTTACTAAATGAGATGGGCGCAGAAAAAGAATTCATGCTTCAAATTCTAACTCTTGAAGAGGCTTGCAGTATGTTTGCAAAGACCGTCCCTCATGCTAAAGATCCAGAATTTGATGCTGTTGCGATTTAA
- the LOC126687270 gene encoding uncharacterized protein LOC126687270, giving the protein MKGDIDGSVKLHDIVRDAALSIACGEKHAFTCRNGATLMEFPEKDRIKISLPFCDFRELNGSDSETFQFECPNAELLLLLTEDISLKVSDSFFEGITKLRVLDFTGMRFGCLPSSISFLTTLQTLCLHRCHLDKFSIIGELKQLKVLSFVDAYMVALPPEIGQLTRLKILDLSNCSKLKVIPPNIFSKLILLEELYMGNSSIEWGDEGNTSLVELENLSRLTTLEMQVMDCQMISKSLFFSFKTLQNYKIIIGDIWVWRVNNECSKMLKLELKTSIHFEQGILKLLKETDDLYLDNVRGIENVLYDLDGDGFRQLKHLHVQNDPLLQHIVNSTTLSSCPAFPILQSLFLDNLLSLENLCIGRLAAGSFCELKVLEVKKCKRLTTLFLLSCNNHEEIVNVELTQLCSLTLDDLPLLKSFCNKRKVPLESYSRHKQLTVDDPTFQKSVSSEGEPISLFNGLVSLPNLKNLTIRSVCCKKIWHHHLSVTSSNLTSLIVFSCHNLQHLFTSSMVKSLPQLKEIEIRLCDFIEEIIVTEDSADETEKTEKICFPKLESLKLKNLKKLSSFCTGHPIEFQSLKELDIYGCSALTTFITRTQQVSSEANNNTEAQSFFNRMVGFPKLEQLHLNSIRNLPNIWDNQLMPNSFCKLKALTVSDCQKLLTVFPPDDWPRFHRLERLSICSCDSMQEIFKFQESDAEEDTDVVVEFKLRELRIYDLGKLKNIWHKDPPAAFTFQELQSVEAEDCKALKTIFPTSIAAGLSQLQSLTIESCGVEGIIAKSEIAGSYPHFKFPQITSLTLVKCLYSGRHRAAEWPKLKCLKVIECDSAMMFGSEEAAHEGEGDNKDNILFQPLFMFEKFNHNLEQLTLHHKDLLRIQIGRYPANCFSKVKILRLHYLRPESCTVLLGFLKTLYSLEEFVVDHGSFEELFSDEDVIYVPLKHMTISDASDLENIWKQEARFTQYLETLKIKRCDSLSKIVQSASSFQNLATLKVSRCGKLKSLFTVSTAKTMANLSKMTLCYCDMMTEVVENDGDRTEDEVVFNKLKTLQLRYLPILTSFTPGNHAFIFPLLEEVLVDECPQMKIFSAGVLSTPKLQSIRNSKDSPENQFWEGSFNATIAYLFLEYMLSQGVETNFGVSQFPALKDHWKDQHLGRRFLSVQYLTVDGCASFTKALSANLLHSLNKLTTLNVSDCGSMEEVFDLEGMSAYEGRVGLLPRLRALHLNDLPMLRNLWNKDPTKVLDLRNLTILKVENCNSLKYAFTQTVSRFLVQLQEIHLKKCHMMEGIIKKEESEEQVTPEIIFPSLKKISIHECPNVKTLFNAEQRPSIKNNAPIDSLKVLPNLEELSLDHNSTRNILDSEFPLEFFSKVKVVELISIPKKSCLFTFDILRKLTNLEKLAVGSSSFKELFFLEEHDSAIILPRSCHHSASFQNLTTLEVRDWNKLMSLVPLSVAKSMVQLVTLRVESCEMMMEIVGSEQDKTMDEVVFRKLSNIVLEDLNSLSSFCSGSYRFNFPSLENVTVSGCLNMGIFCPGVLRTPKLHSAIISHTTFYGDLNAMIQESHLSMIGFCGLIELKLSGFPILEENWHCQSLWENWNFIKTLVVDGCASFSSAISLHHMRHLTWLDELAVEKCDLLEQVFGGHNSSEGVTMRRLEKLELIDLPRLRHVWNMDNLSLKNLRVLKVQNCSNLIYIFTVSMALCLENLKYLEVKSSSLVKHIITTGDDEMTLENKTIFPLLQAITLECLPSLLSFYSANQVLECPSLTYIDVTDCPKMNLFSSTFSTQQDSSIVIEAEDVLIPPIFGGKVAFLNLEALGVEWNVVKEIWSGRFGIPILGRLKVIGVTCFPGEEAVLLSNFLQTLRILETLVLSDASFEEIIIDEVDASDQILTQLRELKLWKLPNLKYLIKQDSRLTLVIEHLKILEVVECGRLEVLVSPSVSFQYLTALQVSKCHGLRNLMTLATARSLVQLERMVIDDCELILEIVSSEEDKFEDEIHLSRLEYFELNGLPRLTSFCSGRFTFNFPSLEEVIIRECPKMETFSHGVVNTSKLRRVQTGEHDYEWDWEGSLNDTIQASYMEMDSNMVGVE; this is encoded by the exons ATGAAGGGTGACATTGATGGGTCTGTCAAACTACACGACATTGTTCGAGATGCTGCTCTGTCTATCGCATGCGGAGAGAAACATGCATTTACCTGTCGAAACGGCGCTACATTAATGGAGTTTCCGGAAAAGGATCGCATTAAAATTTCTTTGCCTTTCTGTGATTTCCGAGAACTTAACGGATCTGATTCAGAAACTTTCCAGTTTGAATGTCCAAATGCAGAGCTGTTGCTTCTCCTTACTGAAGATATTTCCTTAAAAGTCTCTGATTCATTTTTTGAGGGAATTACAAAACTCAGAGTGTTGGATTTTACAGGAATGCGTTTTGGATGCCTTCCTTCATCCATCAGTTTCCTAACAACCCTTCAAACCTTGTGTTTACATCGTTGTCATCTGGATAAGTTCTCTATCATTGGAGAGCTTAAGCAACTAAAGGTTCTAAGTTTTGTGGACGCCTATATGGTTGCTTTGCCCCCAGAAATAGGGCAATTGACTCGACTTAAAATACTAGATTTGAGCAATTGTTCCAAATTGAAAGTTATTCCTCCAAATATCTTCTCGAAGCTGATATTGTTAGAAGAGTTGTATATGGGCAATAGCTCTATTGAATGGGGGGATGAAGGTAACACAAGTCTTGTAGAGTTGGAGAATTTGTCTCGATTGACCACTCTAGAAATGCAAGTTATGGATTGTCAGATGATATCAAAGTCCTTGTTCTTTAGTTTcaaaacgttgcaaaactataaaataattataggaGATATATGGGTCTGGAGAGTGAATAATGAATGCTCAAAAATGCTGAAGCTCGAGTTAAAGACAAGCATTCATTTTGAGCAAGGAATACTAAAGTTGTTGAAGGAAACTGATGATTTATATTTAGACAATGTGAGGGGAATTGAGAATGTGTTGTATGATCTTGACGGGGATGGATTTCGACAATTGAAACATCTTCATGTCCAGAATGATCCTTTACTTCAACATATTGTCAATTCAACAACGTTGTCTTCATGTCCTGCATTTCCCATTTTGCAGTCGTTGTTTTTGGATAATCTATTGAGTTTGGAAAACCTTTGTATTGGTCGGCTGGCAGCAGGGTCCTTCTGTGAACTTAAAGTTTTAGAAGTCAAAAAGTGTAAGAGATTAACAACTCTATTTTTGTTGTCCTGCAATAATCATGAAGAAATTGTTAATGTTGAATTAACCCAGTTATGCTCGTTGACACTGGACGATCTACCACTACTCAAAAGCTTTTGCAATAAAAGAAAGGTGCCACTAGAATCTTATTCGAGGCACAAACAGTTGACAGTTGATGATCCAACATTTCAGAAAAGTGTATCATCAGAGGGTGAGCCAATATCACTTTTCAATGGACTG GTTTCTCTTCCTAACTTGAAGAATCTTACAATAAGATCAGTTTGTTGCAAAAAGATATGGCACCACCACCTCTCTGTCACATCTTCAAATTTAACAAGCTTGATTGTTTTTAGCTGTCATAATTTGCAACATTTATTTACATCTTCAATGGTTAAAAGTCTTCCACAGCTCAAAGAAATTGAGATACGACTTTGTGATTTCATTGAAGAGATAATTGTCACAGAGGACTCTGCAGATGAAACAGAGAAGACAGAGAAGATATGTTTCCCGAAACTGGAAAGCTTGAAGCTTAAAAATCTTAAGAAGTTGAGTAGTTTCTGCACTGGACATCCAATTGAATTTCAATCTCTTAAAGAATTGGATATTTATGGGTGCTCTGCTTTGACTACCTTCATTACTCGTACCCAACAAGTTAGCTCAGAGGCGAACAACAACACTGAAGCACAATCTTTCTTTAATAGAATG GTTGGGTTTCCTAAGCTAGAGCAATTGCATCTTAACTCCATACGGAACTTGCCAAATATATGGGACAATCAGCTCATGCCTAATTCCTTCTGCAAACTAAAAGCCTTGACGGTTAGTGATTGTCAAAAGCTATTAACGGTTTTTCCACCTGACGACTGGCCCAGATTCCATAGATTGGAAAGGTTGAGCATTTGTAGTTGTGATTCAATGCAAGAAATATTTAAATTCCAAGAGTCGGATGCTGAAGAAGACACAGATGTTGTGGTAGAATTTAAGCTGAGAGAACTGAGAATCTACGACCTTGGCAAACTAAAGAACATATGGCATAAGGATCCGCCAGCTGCTTTTACTTTCCAAGAACTACAGTCAGTGGAAGCTGAGGATTGTAAGGCTCTAAAAACTATCTTTCCAACCTCCATTGCTGCAGGCCTTTCTCAGCTTCAAAGTTTAACAATAGAAAGTTGTGGAGTAGAGGGAATTATAGCGAAAAGTGAAATTGCAGGATCATATCCTCATTTTAAGTTTCCTCAAATAACTTCTCTTACACTTGTGAAGTGTTTGTATTCCGGGAGGCATAGAGCGGCGGAGTGGccaaagttgaaatgtttgaagGTGATTGAATGTGACAGCGCAATGATGTTTGGTTCAGAAGAAGCAGCACATGAAGGAGAAGGAGACAACAAAGACAATATCTTATTTCAACCCCTTTTTATGTTTGAAAAG TTCAATCACAACTTGGAGCAATTGACACTACACCACAAGGATTTGCTGAGAATACAGATTGGTCGATATCCTGCCAACTGCTTTTCCAAAGTAAAAATACTTCGACTGCATTACCTAAGGCCCGAATCTTGCACCGTTCTGCTTGGTTTCCTCAAAACACTATACAGTCTGGAGGAATTTGTTGTTGACCATGGTTCTTTTGAAGAGCTTTTCTCAGACGAGGATGTGATTTATGTGCCACTGAAACATATGACCATATCTGATGCTTCTGATTTAGAGAATATATGGAAGCAAGAGGCCAGATTTACTCAATACCTTGAGACACTGAAAATTAAGAGATGTGATAGTTTAAGCAAAATAGTGCAATCAGCATCATCCTTTCAAAATTTAGCGACTCTAAAAGTGAGTAGATGTGGGAAGTTGAAAAGCTTGTTTACTGTCTCCACAGCAAAAACTATGGCAAACCTCTCCAAAATGACCCTATGCTACTGTGATATGATGACTGAAGTGGTGGAAAATGATGGAGATCGGACAGAGGATGAGGTGGTTTTTAACAAATTGAAAACTTTGCAACTTAGATATTTACCTATTCTCACCAGCTTTACCCCGGGGAATCATGCATTTATTTTCCCATTGTTAGAAGAAGTACTAGTTGATGAATGCCCTCAGATGAAGATTTTCTCTGCCGGAGTCTTGAGCACACCGAAGCTACAGTCAATCAGAAACTCCAAAGATTCACCAGAGAATCAATTTTGGGAGGGAAGCTTTAACGCCACTATTGCATATCTGTTTCTGGAGTATATGCTATCGCAAGGG GTCGAAACAAATTTCGGGGTATCCCAGTTTCCAGCTCTAAAAGACCATTGGAAGGACCAGCACCTGGGGAGGCGCTTCCTCAGTGTACAATATCTGACAGTGGATGGATGTGCATCATTCACAAAAGCTTTATCAGCCAATCTGCTCCACTCATTGAACAAGCTAACAACTTTAAATGTAAGTGACTGTGGATCAATGGAAGAAGTATTCGACTTGGAAGGGATGTCTGCATATGAAGGGCGTGTTGGGTTGCTGCCTCGACTAAGGGCATTGCATTTAAATGATTTACCAATGTTAAGAAATTTATGGAACAAGGATCCTACAAAAGTTTTGGACTTGAGGAACCTTACAATTCTCAAAGTGGAAAACTGTAACAGCTTGAAGTATGCATTTACTCAGACTGTGTCCAGGTTCCTTGTGCAACTCCAAGAGATACATCTGAAAAAGTGTCACATGATGGAAGGAATAATCAAAAAAGAGGAATCAGAGGAACAAGTAACGCCTGAGATAATTTTTCCTTCGTTGAAGAAGATTAGCATACATGAATGTCCAAATGTGAAAACATTGTTTAACGCAGAACAGAGGCCAAGCATAAAAAATAATGCACCTATTGACAGCCTTAAG GTACTTCCCAATTTGGAAGAGTTGTCATTAGACCACAACTCCACAAGAAATATATTGGATTCTGAATTCCCGCTGGAATTCTTTTCCAAAGTAAAAGTCGTGGAGCTGATTTCTATTCCAAAAAAATCATGTTTGTTTACCTTCGATATTCTTCGAAAATTAACCAATCTGGAAAAGCTTGCTGTCGGTAGTTCATCTTTCAAAGAGTTATTCTTTTTGGAAGAACATGATAGTGCCATAATTCTGCCACGGAGTTGTCATCATTCTGCTTCTTTCCAAAATCTAACAACTCTAGAAGTACGGGATTGGAATAAATTAATGAGCTTGGTACCGCTGTCAGTGGCCAAAAGTATGGTGCAACTTGTGACATTGAGAGTAGAATCTTGTGAAATGATGATGGAGATAGTAGGAAGTGAACAAGACAAGACAATGGACGAGGTTGTTTTCAGAAAATTGAGTAATATAGTACTTGAAGATTTAAATAGCCTGAGTAGCTTCTGTTCTGGCAGTTACAGATTCAATTTTCCATCTTTGGAAAACGTGACTGTATCAGGTTGCCTTAATATGGGGATTTTCTGTCCCGGAGTCTTAAGGACACCAAAGCTGCACTCTGCGATAATCTCACATACTACATTTTATGGCGATCTCAATGCCATGATTCAAGAATCACACTTGAGTATG ATTGGATTTTGTGGATTGATCGAGTTAAAACTCTCCGGATTTCCCATCTTAGAAGAGAACTGGCACTGTCAATCTCTATGGGAGAATTGGAACTTTATAAAAACATTGGTGGTGGATGGGTGTGCATCCTTCTCAAGTGCTATATCACTGCATCATATGCGGCATTTGACATGGTTGGATGAGCTGGCTGTAGAAAAATGTGATTTATTAGAACAAGTGTTTGGAGGTCATAATTCTAGTGAAGGTGTTACTATGAGAAGGCTAGAAAAACTGGAGTTGATTGATCTGCCTAGGTTGAGGCATGTGTGGAACATGGATAATTTGAGCTTAAAAAATCTAAGAGTGTTGAAAGTCCAAAATTGCAGCAACTTGATCTATATATTTACAGTGTCTATGGCTCTGTGTCTTGAAAACCTTAAGTACTTGGAAGTAAAGAGTTCTTCTTTGGTGAAACATATCATAACAACGGGAGACGACGAAATGACATTGGAAAATAAGACTATTTTTCCTTTATTACAGGCCATAACTCTTGAGTGTTTGCCAAGTTTGTTAAGTTTTTACTCTGCAAATCAAGTTCTCGAATGCCCATCCTTGACATACATTGATGTAACTGACTGTCCAAAGATGAATTTGTTTTCTTCAACTTTTTCAACTCAGCAAGATTCAAGCATAGTTATTGAAGCAGAGGATGTTCTAATTCCACCTATTTTTGGTGGGAAG GTTGCATTCCTAAACTTAGAAGCACTGGGAGTAGAATGGAACGTAGTGAAAGAAATATGGTCTGGAAGATTTGGAATCCCAATTTTAGGCCGACTAAAAGTCATTGGGGTTACTTGTTTTCCTGGCGAAGAAGCAGTTTTGCTATCTAACTTCCTTCAAACTCTCCGAATTTTGGAGACGCTTGTTCTTAGTGATGCTTCCTTTGAAGAAATTATAATTGATGAAGTGGATGCTAGCGACCAAATTCTTACACAATTAAGAGAACTGAAACTGTGGAAGCTACCAAATCTTAAATACCTGATAAAGCAAGACTCACGACTAACCTTGGTTATTGAACATTTGAAAATACTTGAAGTAGTGGAATGTGGTAGATTGGAAGTTTTAGTTTCACCTTCAGTATCTTTTCAATATCTAACAGCTCTACAAGTATCAAAATGTCATGGTTTAAGAAATTTGATGACTCTGGCAACTGCTAGAAGTCTTGTGCAACTCGAAAGAATGGTTATAGACGATTGTGAATTGATACTAGAAATAGTTTCTAGTGAAGAAGATAAATTTGAAGATGAGATCCATTTGAGTCGGTTAGAATATTTTGAACTTAATGGTCTGCCACGCCTCACAAGCTTCTGCTCAGGTAGATTTACCTTCAATTTCCCATCTTTAGAAGAAGTGATTATCAGAGAATGTCCCAAAATGGAGACTTTTTCTCATGGAGTCGTAAATACATCAAAGTTACGGCGAGTTCAAACAGGAGAGCACGATTATGAATGGGACTGGGAGGGCAGCCTAAATGACACCATTCAGGCATCATATATGGAAATG GACTCCAATATGGTTGGTGTAGAATGA
- the LOC126682300 gene encoding uncharacterized protein LOC126682300, with protein sequence MSSRGNSFSFQYPQLTKTNYENWSNRMKAILGSQGVWDIVENGFEPVEDEAALNQVQRDALEKERKKDQSALTIIHQGLDDDMFEKVAINTTSKQAWETLQNSVMGVEKVKKVRLQTLRAEFESLFMKESETISDYTTRVLVVINQMKRLGERIEDVRVVEKILRSLNMKFNHVVVAIEESKDTETMTIDQLCGSLCAHEERMNRGKQEHVDQALLTKSFSKSRGDSSTRGGRGQLRGRGRGRGYGRGQGRGEQNSFNENRNQNFHRGRGRGSGRSNYGVYERKNDKTRVQCYSCSKYGHYSWECQNEAVEEETKLVERQDNEADQALFFSNKEETITHKSAWYLDNGASNHMTGDKSKFVELNTKVSGNVRFGDDTRVEIHGKAFGEWL encoded by the exons ATGTCATCGAGAGgaaattctttttcttttcaataccCACAACTCACTAAAACCAATTATGAGAATTGGTCAAATAGAATGAAAGCTATCCTTGGTTCACAAGGTGTGTGGGATATAGTTGAAAATGGTTTTGAGCCGGTCGAAGATGAGGCGGCATTAAATCAAGTCCAAAGAGATGCTTTggaaaaagagagaaagaaagatCAAAGTGCTCTCACAATCATTCACCAGGGTTTGGATGATGATATGTTCGAAAAGGTGGCTATTAATACTACCTCGAAGCAGGCTTGGGAGACTCTTCAAAACTCTGTCATGGGAGTTGAGAAAGTAAAAAAAGTTCGGCTTCAAACTCTAAGGGCTGAGTTTGAATCACTCTTTATGAAGGAGAGTGAAACCATATCAGATTATACCACAAGAGTGTTGGTGGTAATTAATCAAATGAAGAGACTTGGAGAAAGAATAGAAGATGTTCGTGTAGTTGAGAAGATTTTGCGATCTctcaatatgaaatttaatCATGTTGTGGTTGCCATTGAAGAGTCAAAAGACACTGAGACCATGACAATTGATCAATTGTGTGGATCTTTGTGTGCGCATGAAGAAAGAATGAATCGTGGAAAACAAGAACATGTTGATCAGGCCTTGCTAACAAAATCCTTTAGCAAATCAAGAGGTGATTCTTCTACTAGAGGTGGTCGTGGACAACTCCGTGGAAGAGGCCGTGGTCGTGGATATGGACGTGGTCAAGGAAGAGGCgaacaaaactctttcaatgAAAATAGAAACCAAAATTTTCATAGAGGTCGTGGCAGAGGAAGCGGAAGAAGCAATTATGGGGTATACGAAAGGAAAAATGATAAAACTAGAGTGCAGTGTTACTCTTGTAGCAAGTATGGCCATTATTCATGGGAATGCCAAAATGAAGCAGTAGAAGAGGAGACAAAGCTTGTAGAACGCCAAGATAATGAAGCAGATCAAGCTTTATTCTTTTCTAATAAGGAAGAAACCATAACTCACAAGAGTGCTTGGTATCTTGATAATGGTGCCAGTAATCATATGACTGGAGATAAAAGCAAGTTTGTGGAACTCAATACTAAAGTTAGTGGCAATGTGCGATTTGGCGATGACACAAGGGTGGAAATTCATGGCAAAG CTTTTGGAGAATGGTTGTAA